The following are from one region of the Calypte anna isolate BGI_N300 chromosome 13, bCalAnn1_v1.p, whole genome shotgun sequence genome:
- the TCOF1 gene encoding treacle protein isoform X3: MAADGRGGRELLCLIHQHLLRGGYARAARELQAQTGQKLLPSLATSLEDIFTHWEKTPSNSRRRKVSDEEAAIPEKIRVPDPVSSSESSEKEEDEKEKAKAANAASLSLATNSGVNIESSEDDDSSSEEETPAGKGAAMVTPAVAGGKVANSLPTPTKPAASRTLVSNKQQPNAPAVSAAPAKAGQKLPGPGKPGPPATALGKVGQSKAPVTTKAQESSSSSSSSESEEEKETQTAKTPAPKVESKQVAGVSESSSEDSSDETSEEEETAAPVGQAKPAVKTAQVNAEPVKSNAAGAAMSLKKNAVKQTAPAPNQAKPTSATVPGAAKPGDTSESSSSSDSEDEEPPAGTQTKTPPKSSQAISSPVKPTPAASLSSKAAPAKPLPPSQGKPAPKLGVLKQAKTTLGTTAAPAKPAESTKPTESSDSSSSEEEALPISQKRLTEQPGPVPSLSQAAKTGPTEKAVGSTLKSQVSESDSSDSSDSEEESPAAQTQPLQAAKSNAVPQPTNVKKAAAPAPNPPPVDSSDDSSEDVDSEEEIVPPSQSLFQQNVKAAKVSSTVAAKANATQAPGKGLKASTVPQLSRVSESSSSVSLEHGTLPGEAPTPSLKQTAPVGKAPSANNAIPRAASLLGSPTTTKSRKPGLQPAQDTQLSQAVPPTQPEETSDSSSSSGSDEEVPKQPLKPGSLQKPGGTQTTHSSSSESSEEEEEAASQSVLTGYLGHSSAPAAPQAPKMVPPQPAGKVGQGKAAVAAANCLSKASLRANSSSSSSSDSDTDIQVAANHRTENNLPPGGEVNRASNKEKVAGKTEPGHSSLKPSKPAKPSPVKKALAVKENDAGAKGAQVIPAPDAVLSIPQSEESSSGSETEVTAAKVPAVQPLEVLDGKKKKKKEKKEKKEKKKSSSTADKAVKTPKSKDKENKKQKTSQKRKLPGEDGAAGQPKEKKQKGQANEEVPKKKKKKATGDLEKLPGSKEKKKTAKKKKMGKEKKSSKKVSSEGEPVADGSAEVHKKKKKKKKKTAEPEGL, translated from the exons ATGGCGGCGGATGGCCGCGGGGGGcgggagctgctctgcctcatccaccagcacctgcTGCGCGGAGGATACGCTCGGGCGGCCCGCGAACTGCAGGCGCAGACCGGGCAG AAGTTGCTCCCTTCCCTCGCGACCTCTCTTGAGGATATCTTCACCCACTGGGAAAA AACTCCCTCAAAttccaggagaagaaaagtgaGTGATGAGGAGGCAGCCATCCCAGAAAAAATCAGAGTTCCTGATCCTGTGAGCAGCTCTGAGAgctcagagaaggaagaggatgaGAAAGAGAAGGCGAAAGCTGCGAATG CAGCCAGCCTCTCCCTGGCCACAAACTCAGGAGTGAATATAGAAAGCAGTGAAGATGATGACTCCTCATCAGAAGAAGAGACACCAGCTGGAAAAGGTGCAGCTATG GTGACACCGGCTGTGGCAGGTGGCAAAGTTGCCAACTCCTTGCCAACTCCTACCAaacctgctgccagcagaactCTGGTCTCCAATAAGCAGCAGCCCAATGCAccagctgtttctgcagcacCAGCCAAGGCTGGGCAGAAACTGCCTGGTCCTGGGAAGCCTGGACCTCCTGCAACAGCCCTTGGCAAAGTAGGGCAAAGCAAAGCACCAGTAACAACCAAAGCACAGgaaagctccagcagcagctcttcatcagagagtgaggaggaaaaagagacaCAGACTGCAAAGACCCCAGCCCCCAAAGTGG AGTCAAAGCAGGTGGCTGGGGTTtctgagagcagcagtgaggaTTCAAGCGATGAGACATCCGAGGAGGAGGAGACTGCAGCTCCAGTGGGCCAG GCAAAACCAGCTGTGAAAACAGCACAGGTTAATGCAGAACCTGTGAAAAGTaatgctgctggtgctgcaaTGTCCCTCAAGAAGAATGCAGTGAAGCAAACAGCACCAGCACCAAACCAGGCCAAACCCACATCCGCAACAGTTCCTGGGGCTGCAAAGCCTGGTGACacttcagagagcagcagctcatcaGACAGTGAAGATGAGGAACCTCCAGCAGGAACCCAA ACGAAGACACCTCCAAAATCCTCCCAGGCCATCTCATCCCCAGTGAAACCCACACCAGCAGCATCGCTCTCCagcaaagcagctccagcaaaaCCCCTTCCACCGTCCCAAGGGAAGCCAGCCCCAAAACTAGGAGTGCTGAAGCAGGCCAAAACCACGCTGGGGACGACTGCTGCTCCTGCAAAGCCTGCTGAAAGCACAAAGCCAACAGAGAGTTCTGATTCCTCAAGCAGTGAAGAGGAGGCTCTCCCTATCAGCCAGAAG aGGTTAACAGAACAGCCTGGACCTGTTCCCAGCCTGAGCCAGGCTGCTAAAACTGGGccaacagaaaaagcagtgggAAGCACCTTGAAAAGCCAGGTCTCAGAAAGTGATAGCAGTGACTCATCTGACAGTGAAGAGGAGTCCCCTGCAGCACAGACGCAGCCTCTGCAAGCTG caaaATCCAATGCTGTGCCCCAGCCAACAAAtgtgaagaaagcagcagcaccagcaccaaaCCCTCCACCTGTGGACAGCAGTGATGATTCCAGTGAGGATGTGGATTCAGAGGAGGAGATAGTTCCTCCTTCCCAG AGTCTGTTCCAGCAGAATGTCAAAGCAGCCAAGGTTTCAAGCACAGTGGCTGCCAAGGCTAATGCCACACAGGCTCCAGGCAAGGGGCTAAAAGCTTCTACTGttccccagctcagcagagtgTCTGAGAGCTCCAGCAGTGTCTCCTTGGAGCACGGCACACTGCCTGGAGAG GCCCCCACTCCTTCCCTGAAACAAACCGCTCCAGTGGGAAAAGCTCCTTCAGCCAACAATGCCATCCCTCGGGCTGCTTCACTCCTGGGAAGTCCCACCACCACCAAGTCAAggaagccagggctgcagccagcacaggacACCCAGCTGAGCCAGGCTGTGCCCCCCACCCAGCCAGAGGAGACCTCAGACAGTAGCAGTTCCTCAGGCAGCGATGAGGAGGTGCCCAAGCAGCCCCTCAAACCTG gcTCGTTGCAGAAACCAGGAGGGACCCAGACAAcccacagctcctcctcagagtccagtgaggaggaggaggaggcagcatcACAG TCCGTCCTCACAGGCTATCTTGGCCACTCCAGtgccccagcagcacctcaggCACCAAAGATGGTTCCCCCCCAGCCTGCAGGCAAAGtggggcaggggaaggcagctgtggctgctgcaaaCTGCCTCTCCAAGGCCTCTCTGAGAGCcaacagctccagcagctccagcagtgacTCCGACACAGACATCCAGGTGGCTGCAAACCACAGAACAG AAAACAACCTCCCTCCAGGGGGGGAGGTCAACAGAGCCTCCAACAAAGAGAAGGTGGCAGGAAAAACGGAGCCAGGTCATTCCAGCCTCAAACCTTCCAAACCTGCCAAACCTTCCCCAGTCAAGAAAGCCCTGGCCGTGAAAGAGAATGATGCTGGGGCAAAAGGGGCCCAAGTGATCCCAGCACCAGATGCAGTTCTGTCCATCCCACAGTCAGAGGAATCAAGCTCAGGAAGTGAAACTGAGGTCACTGCTGCCAAAGTTCCTGCAGTGCAACCACTGGAAGTGTTGGAcgggaagaagaagaagaaaaaggagaaaaaagaaaagaaggaaaagaagaaatcatcCTCCACAGCAGACAAGGCTGTGAAAACACCTAAGAGCAAAgacaaagagaataaaaagcagaaaacatctcAGAAGCGGAAACTGCCAGGagaggatggagctgctgggcagcccaaggagaagaagcagaaaggacAAGCTAATGAAGAAGtacccaaaaagaaaaagaagaaagcaactGGTGACCTGGAGAAGTTGCCAggcagcaaagaaaagaaaaaaacagctaaaa aaaaaaagatgggaaaagaaaagaagagcagcaaaaaggTGTCTTCAGAGGGGGAGCCTGTAGCAGATGGCTCTGCTGAGGTTcacaagaagaagaagaagaag aaaaagaaaacagctgagCCTGAAGGACTGTGA
- the TCOF1 gene encoding treacle protein isoform X4: MAADGRGGRELLCLIHQHLLRGGYARAARELQAQTGQKLLPSLATSLEDIFTHWEKTPSNSRRRKVSDEEAAIPEKIRVPDPVSSSESSEKEEDEKEKAKAANAASLSLATNSGVNIESSEDDDSSSEEETPAGKGAAMVTPAVAGGKVANSLPTPTKPAASRTLVSNKQQPNAPAVSAAPAKAGQKLPGPGKPGPPATALGKVGQSKAPVTTKAQESSSSSSSSESEEEKETQTAKTPAPKVESKQVAGVSESSSEDSSDETSEEEETAAPVGQAKPAVKTAQVNAEPVKSNAAGAAMSLKKNAVKQTAPAPNQAKPTSATVPGAAKPGDTSESSSSSDSEDEEPPAGTQTKTPPKSSQAISSPVKPTPAASLSSKAAPAKPLPPSQGKPAPKLGVLKQAKTTLGTTAAPAKPAESTKPTESSDSSSSEEEALPISQKRLTEQPGPVPSLSQAAKTGPTEKAVGSTLKSQVSESDSSDSSDSEEESPAAQTQPLQAAKSNAVPQPTNVKKAAAPAPNPPPVDSSDDSSEDVDSEEEIVPPSQSLFQQNVKAAKVSSTVAAKANATQAPGKGLKASTVPQLSRVSESSSSVSLEHGTLPGEAPTPSLKQTAPVGKAPSANNAIPRAASLLGSPTTTKSRKPGLQPAQDTQLSQAVPPTQPEETSDSSSSSGSDEEVPKQPLKPAGSLQKPGGTQTTHSSSSESSEEEEEAASQSVLTGYLGHSSAPAAPQAPKMVPPQPAGKVGQGKAAVAAANCLSKASLRANSSSSSSSDSDTDIQVAANHRTENNLPPGGEVNRASNKEKVAGKTEPGHSSLKPSKPAKPSPVKKALAVKENDAGAKGAQVIPAPDAVLSIPQSEESSSGSETEVTAAKVPAVQPLEVLDGKKKKKKEKKEKKEKKKSSSTADKAVKTPKSKDKENKKQKTSQKRKLPGEDGAAGQPKEKKQKGQANEEVPKKKKKKATGDLEKLPGSKEKKKTAKKKKMGKEKKSSKKVSSEGEPVADGSAEVHKKKKKKKTAEPEGL; this comes from the exons ATGGCGGCGGATGGCCGCGGGGGGcgggagctgctctgcctcatccaccagcacctgcTGCGCGGAGGATACGCTCGGGCGGCCCGCGAACTGCAGGCGCAGACCGGGCAG AAGTTGCTCCCTTCCCTCGCGACCTCTCTTGAGGATATCTTCACCCACTGGGAAAA AACTCCCTCAAAttccaggagaagaaaagtgaGTGATGAGGAGGCAGCCATCCCAGAAAAAATCAGAGTTCCTGATCCTGTGAGCAGCTCTGAGAgctcagagaaggaagaggatgaGAAAGAGAAGGCGAAAGCTGCGAATG CAGCCAGCCTCTCCCTGGCCACAAACTCAGGAGTGAATATAGAAAGCAGTGAAGATGATGACTCCTCATCAGAAGAAGAGACACCAGCTGGAAAAGGTGCAGCTATG GTGACACCGGCTGTGGCAGGTGGCAAAGTTGCCAACTCCTTGCCAACTCCTACCAaacctgctgccagcagaactCTGGTCTCCAATAAGCAGCAGCCCAATGCAccagctgtttctgcagcacCAGCCAAGGCTGGGCAGAAACTGCCTGGTCCTGGGAAGCCTGGACCTCCTGCAACAGCCCTTGGCAAAGTAGGGCAAAGCAAAGCACCAGTAACAACCAAAGCACAGgaaagctccagcagcagctcttcatcagagagtgaggaggaaaaagagacaCAGACTGCAAAGACCCCAGCCCCCAAAGTGG AGTCAAAGCAGGTGGCTGGGGTTtctgagagcagcagtgaggaTTCAAGCGATGAGACATCCGAGGAGGAGGAGACTGCAGCTCCAGTGGGCCAG GCAAAACCAGCTGTGAAAACAGCACAGGTTAATGCAGAACCTGTGAAAAGTaatgctgctggtgctgcaaTGTCCCTCAAGAAGAATGCAGTGAAGCAAACAGCACCAGCACCAAACCAGGCCAAACCCACATCCGCAACAGTTCCTGGGGCTGCAAAGCCTGGTGACacttcagagagcagcagctcatcaGACAGTGAAGATGAGGAACCTCCAGCAGGAACCCAA ACGAAGACACCTCCAAAATCCTCCCAGGCCATCTCATCCCCAGTGAAACCCACACCAGCAGCATCGCTCTCCagcaaagcagctccagcaaaaCCCCTTCCACCGTCCCAAGGGAAGCCAGCCCCAAAACTAGGAGTGCTGAAGCAGGCCAAAACCACGCTGGGGACGACTGCTGCTCCTGCAAAGCCTGCTGAAAGCACAAAGCCAACAGAGAGTTCTGATTCCTCAAGCAGTGAAGAGGAGGCTCTCCCTATCAGCCAGAAG aGGTTAACAGAACAGCCTGGACCTGTTCCCAGCCTGAGCCAGGCTGCTAAAACTGGGccaacagaaaaagcagtgggAAGCACCTTGAAAAGCCAGGTCTCAGAAAGTGATAGCAGTGACTCATCTGACAGTGAAGAGGAGTCCCCTGCAGCACAGACGCAGCCTCTGCAAGCTG caaaATCCAATGCTGTGCCCCAGCCAACAAAtgtgaagaaagcagcagcaccagcaccaaaCCCTCCACCTGTGGACAGCAGTGATGATTCCAGTGAGGATGTGGATTCAGAGGAGGAGATAGTTCCTCCTTCCCAG AGTCTGTTCCAGCAGAATGTCAAAGCAGCCAAGGTTTCAAGCACAGTGGCTGCCAAGGCTAATGCCACACAGGCTCCAGGCAAGGGGCTAAAAGCTTCTACTGttccccagctcagcagagtgTCTGAGAGCTCCAGCAGTGTCTCCTTGGAGCACGGCACACTGCCTGGAGAG GCCCCCACTCCTTCCCTGAAACAAACCGCTCCAGTGGGAAAAGCTCCTTCAGCCAACAATGCCATCCCTCGGGCTGCTTCACTCCTGGGAAGTCCCACCACCACCAAGTCAAggaagccagggctgcagccagcacaggacACCCAGCTGAGCCAGGCTGTGCCCCCCACCCAGCCAGAGGAGACCTCAGACAGTAGCAGTTCCTCAGGCAGCGATGAGGAGGTGCCCAAGCAGCCCCTCAAACCTG caggcTCGTTGCAGAAACCAGGAGGGACCCAGACAAcccacagctcctcctcagagtccagtgaggaggaggaggaggcagcatcACAG TCCGTCCTCACAGGCTATCTTGGCCACTCCAGtgccccagcagcacctcaggCACCAAAGATGGTTCCCCCCCAGCCTGCAGGCAAAGtggggcaggggaaggcagctgtggctgctgcaaaCTGCCTCTCCAAGGCCTCTCTGAGAGCcaacagctccagcagctccagcagtgacTCCGACACAGACATCCAGGTGGCTGCAAACCACAGAACAG AAAACAACCTCCCTCCAGGGGGGGAGGTCAACAGAGCCTCCAACAAAGAGAAGGTGGCAGGAAAAACGGAGCCAGGTCATTCCAGCCTCAAACCTTCCAAACCTGCCAAACCTTCCCCAGTCAAGAAAGCCCTGGCCGTGAAAGAGAATGATGCTGGGGCAAAAGGGGCCCAAGTGATCCCAGCACCAGATGCAGTTCTGTCCATCCCACAGTCAGAGGAATCAAGCTCAGGAAGTGAAACTGAGGTCACTGCTGCCAAAGTTCCTGCAGTGCAACCACTGGAAGTGTTGGAcgggaagaagaagaagaaaaaggagaaaaaagaaaagaaggaaaagaagaaatcatcCTCCACAGCAGACAAGGCTGTGAAAACACCTAAGAGCAAAgacaaagagaataaaaagcagaaaacatctcAGAAGCGGAAACTGCCAGGagaggatggagctgctgggcagcccaaggagaagaagcagaaaggacAAGCTAATGAAGAAGtacccaaaaagaaaaagaagaaagcaactGGTGACCTGGAGAAGTTGCCAggcagcaaagaaaagaaaaaaacagctaaaa aaaaaaagatgggaaaagaaaagaagagcagcaaaaaggTGTCTTCAGAGGGGGAGCCTGTAGCAGATGGCTCTGCTGAGGTTcacaagaagaagaagaagaag aaaacagctgagCCTGAAGGACTGTGA
- the TCOF1 gene encoding treacle protein isoform X2, with translation MAADGRGGRELLCLIHQHLLRGGYARAARELQAQTGQKLLPSLATSLEDIFTHWEKTPSNSRRRKVSDEEAAIPEKIRVPDPVSSSESSEKEEDEKEKAKAANAASLSLATNSGVNIESSEDDDSSSEEETPAGKGAAMVTPAVAGGKVANSLPTPTKPAASRTLVSNKQQPNAPAVSAAPAKAGQKLPGPGKPGPPATALGKVGQSKAPVTTKAQESSSSSSSSESEEEKETQTAKTPAPKVESKQVAGVSESSSEDSSDETSEEEETAAPVGQAKPAVKTAQVNAEPVKSNAAGAAMSLKKNAVKQTAPAPNQAKPTSATVPGAAKPGDTSESSSSSDSEDEEPPAGTQTKTPPKSSQAISSPVKPTPAASLSSKAAPAKPLPPSQGKPAPKLGVLKQAKTTLGTTAAPAKPAESTKPTESSDSSSSEEEALPISQKRLTEQPGPVPSLSQAAKTGPTEKAVGSTLKSQVSESDSSDSSDSEEESPAAQTQPLQAAKSNAVPQPTNVKKAAAPAPNPPPVDSSDDSSEDVDSEEEIVPPSQSLFQQNVKAAKVSSTVAAKANATQAPGKGLKASTVPQLSRVSESSSSVSLEHGTLPGEAPTPSLKQTAPVGKAPSANNAIPRAASLLGSPTTTKSRKPGLQPAQDTQLSQAVPPTQPEETSDSSSSSGSDEEVPKQPLKPAGSLQKPGGTQTTHSSSSESSEEEEEAASQSVLTGYLGHSSAPAAPQAPKMVPPQPAGKVGQGKAAVAAANCLSKASLRANSSSSSSSDSDTDIQVAANHRTENNLPPGGEVNRASNKEKVAGKTEPGHSSLKPSKPAKPSPVKKALAVKENDAGAKGAQVIPAPDAVLSIPQSEESSSGSETEVTAAKVPAVQPLEVLDGKKKKKKEKKEKKEKKKSSSTADKAVKTPKSKDKENKKQKTSQKRKLPGEDGAAGQPKEKKQKGQANEEVPKKKKKKATGDLEKLPGSKEKKKTAKKKKMGKEKKSSKKVSSEGEPVADGSAEVHKKKKKKKKTAEPEGL, from the exons ATGGCGGCGGATGGCCGCGGGGGGcgggagctgctctgcctcatccaccagcacctgcTGCGCGGAGGATACGCTCGGGCGGCCCGCGAACTGCAGGCGCAGACCGGGCAG AAGTTGCTCCCTTCCCTCGCGACCTCTCTTGAGGATATCTTCACCCACTGGGAAAA AACTCCCTCAAAttccaggagaagaaaagtgaGTGATGAGGAGGCAGCCATCCCAGAAAAAATCAGAGTTCCTGATCCTGTGAGCAGCTCTGAGAgctcagagaaggaagaggatgaGAAAGAGAAGGCGAAAGCTGCGAATG CAGCCAGCCTCTCCCTGGCCACAAACTCAGGAGTGAATATAGAAAGCAGTGAAGATGATGACTCCTCATCAGAAGAAGAGACACCAGCTGGAAAAGGTGCAGCTATG GTGACACCGGCTGTGGCAGGTGGCAAAGTTGCCAACTCCTTGCCAACTCCTACCAaacctgctgccagcagaactCTGGTCTCCAATAAGCAGCAGCCCAATGCAccagctgtttctgcagcacCAGCCAAGGCTGGGCAGAAACTGCCTGGTCCTGGGAAGCCTGGACCTCCTGCAACAGCCCTTGGCAAAGTAGGGCAAAGCAAAGCACCAGTAACAACCAAAGCACAGgaaagctccagcagcagctcttcatcagagagtgaggaggaaaaagagacaCAGACTGCAAAGACCCCAGCCCCCAAAGTGG AGTCAAAGCAGGTGGCTGGGGTTtctgagagcagcagtgaggaTTCAAGCGATGAGACATCCGAGGAGGAGGAGACTGCAGCTCCAGTGGGCCAG GCAAAACCAGCTGTGAAAACAGCACAGGTTAATGCAGAACCTGTGAAAAGTaatgctgctggtgctgcaaTGTCCCTCAAGAAGAATGCAGTGAAGCAAACAGCACCAGCACCAAACCAGGCCAAACCCACATCCGCAACAGTTCCTGGGGCTGCAAAGCCTGGTGACacttcagagagcagcagctcatcaGACAGTGAAGATGAGGAACCTCCAGCAGGAACCCAA ACGAAGACACCTCCAAAATCCTCCCAGGCCATCTCATCCCCAGTGAAACCCACACCAGCAGCATCGCTCTCCagcaaagcagctccagcaaaaCCCCTTCCACCGTCCCAAGGGAAGCCAGCCCCAAAACTAGGAGTGCTGAAGCAGGCCAAAACCACGCTGGGGACGACTGCTGCTCCTGCAAAGCCTGCTGAAAGCACAAAGCCAACAGAGAGTTCTGATTCCTCAAGCAGTGAAGAGGAGGCTCTCCCTATCAGCCAGAAG aGGTTAACAGAACAGCCTGGACCTGTTCCCAGCCTGAGCCAGGCTGCTAAAACTGGGccaacagaaaaagcagtgggAAGCACCTTGAAAAGCCAGGTCTCAGAAAGTGATAGCAGTGACTCATCTGACAGTGAAGAGGAGTCCCCTGCAGCACAGACGCAGCCTCTGCAAGCTG caaaATCCAATGCTGTGCCCCAGCCAACAAAtgtgaagaaagcagcagcaccagcaccaaaCCCTCCACCTGTGGACAGCAGTGATGATTCCAGTGAGGATGTGGATTCAGAGGAGGAGATAGTTCCTCCTTCCCAG AGTCTGTTCCAGCAGAATGTCAAAGCAGCCAAGGTTTCAAGCACAGTGGCTGCCAAGGCTAATGCCACACAGGCTCCAGGCAAGGGGCTAAAAGCTTCTACTGttccccagctcagcagagtgTCTGAGAGCTCCAGCAGTGTCTCCTTGGAGCACGGCACACTGCCTGGAGAG GCCCCCACTCCTTCCCTGAAACAAACCGCTCCAGTGGGAAAAGCTCCTTCAGCCAACAATGCCATCCCTCGGGCTGCTTCACTCCTGGGAAGTCCCACCACCACCAAGTCAAggaagccagggctgcagccagcacaggacACCCAGCTGAGCCAGGCTGTGCCCCCCACCCAGCCAGAGGAGACCTCAGACAGTAGCAGTTCCTCAGGCAGCGATGAGGAGGTGCCCAAGCAGCCCCTCAAACCTG caggcTCGTTGCAGAAACCAGGAGGGACCCAGACAAcccacagctcctcctcagagtccagtgaggaggaggaggaggcagcatcACAG TCCGTCCTCACAGGCTATCTTGGCCACTCCAGtgccccagcagcacctcaggCACCAAAGATGGTTCCCCCCCAGCCTGCAGGCAAAGtggggcaggggaaggcagctgtggctgctgcaaaCTGCCTCTCCAAGGCCTCTCTGAGAGCcaacagctccagcagctccagcagtgacTCCGACACAGACATCCAGGTGGCTGCAAACCACAGAACAG AAAACAACCTCCCTCCAGGGGGGGAGGTCAACAGAGCCTCCAACAAAGAGAAGGTGGCAGGAAAAACGGAGCCAGGTCATTCCAGCCTCAAACCTTCCAAACCTGCCAAACCTTCCCCAGTCAAGAAAGCCCTGGCCGTGAAAGAGAATGATGCTGGGGCAAAAGGGGCCCAAGTGATCCCAGCACCAGATGCAGTTCTGTCCATCCCACAGTCAGAGGAATCAAGCTCAGGAAGTGAAACTGAGGTCACTGCTGCCAAAGTTCCTGCAGTGCAACCACTGGAAGTGTTGGAcgggaagaagaagaagaaaaaggagaaaaaagaaaagaaggaaaagaagaaatcatcCTCCACAGCAGACAAGGCTGTGAAAACACCTAAGAGCAAAgacaaagagaataaaaagcagaaaacatctcAGAAGCGGAAACTGCCAGGagaggatggagctgctgggcagcccaaggagaagaagcagaaaggacAAGCTAATGAAGAAGtacccaaaaagaaaaagaagaaagcaactGGTGACCTGGAGAAGTTGCCAggcagcaaagaaaagaaaaaaacagctaaaa aaaaaaagatgggaaaagaaaagaagagcagcaaaaaggTGTCTTCAGAGGGGGAGCCTGTAGCAGATGGCTCTGCTGAGGTTcacaagaagaagaagaagaag aagaaaacagctgagCCTGAAGGACTGTGA